The genomic stretch TGGAGATACTAGTCAATCCCGAAGATGAATACTACTCCTCTTTCTTCCTCAACAAATGGAACCGGGAAATGGTGGAGAAACTATATCCCCGCCGTTCCGCCCTGACGGAAATGAAAAAGATGATTCAAGCCCTGTTCTATATCCTCAAAAACAAATTCAAATCACGATTCAGTAATCACCGGAATCCGGTCACACTGTCCGAATATATAAAAACGCATGAAGTGGTACGCTGACTATTTATCCATCTATGACAAGCCTTTCACCCAAGCCCCACAAGCGGTTATCAACCAAGTGAAAGACAAGATCCGGCAGCTTGCAACTCATGCTCCGCTGGTTTCGGTGGTCGCCATCGCCCATAATGAAGAAAAGAGGATATTGAGCTGCCTGTGGTCTTTATGTGAAAACCAACATAACTATCCTGTAGAAATACTAGTCATCAATAATCATTCTACCGACCACACCGAAGAGGTACTAAAAGAATTAGGAGTCACCTACTTCAATGAATACCGGAAAGGTCCCGGTTTTGCCCGGCAATGCGGACTGAACCATGCCCGGGGGAAGTATCATCTCTGCATAGATGCCGACACCCTTTATCCGCCCCAGTACATCAGTACCATGATAAAGGTCTTACAGGACAAAGAAGTGGCAGGTGCATACGCCCTGTGGAGTTTTCTTCCTAATGAACATCATTTAGGACTTTTCTTCTATGAAACACTGCGTGACCTCTATTTGAAAATACAAAATCTGAACAGACCGGAACTCAATGTACGTGGAATGGCTTTTGCCTTCCACACGGAAACAGCCCGGAAAGAAGGATTCCGGACAGACATACTCCGCGGAGAAGACGGCTCCCTGGCACTGGCATTGAAAAAATACGGAAAATTAAAATTCGTCACCGCCCGCAAAGCCCGTGTCCTTACCGGCTATGGTACTGTCTCGGCCGACGGATCCCTGTTTAGCAGTTTCAAAAAACGAGCCATAAAAGGTTTAAGAAGCTTCACGGCTCTTTTCTATAGCAAAAACAATTACGAGGACGAAGATTCTAACCTGATAAAGTAACGACAGATGAAAATAGCAATAGAAGCCCAACGCATCTTCAGAAAAGAAAAGCATGGCATGGACTATGTAGCTCTGGAAACCATCCGGGAACTGCAAAAGATAGACAAACAAAACGAATACTTCATACTGGTCAGCCCGGGAGATGATATTTGTTTGCAGGAATCCGCCAACGTGCATATCGTGACCGTCAACTGGCCGTCCTATCCGCTTTGGGAACAGATAGGACTGCCGTTGGCTTTGAGAAAAATCAAACCCGACCTGCTGCACTGCACAAGTAACACTGCCCCTGTGTATGGAAACATTCCACTGGTGCTTACACTGCACGACATTATCTTTCTAGAAAAAAAACAAGGCAAGAACCAGTCCATGTACCAAAGACTGGGACGTTTCTACCGAAGAATCATTGTTCCCCAAATTCTTACTAGATGCAAAAGAATCATTACCGTTTCTCATTTTGAATGCAACCGCATCAGTCATTTCCTGCACATTGACAGACAACTGCTTGTCGCCGTACACAACGGCTATTCACAACATTTCATACCCATACGGAACGCACAAGCCACCACTGCCCGATACATAAAGAAACATCCTTACCTGTTCTTTTTAGGAAATACCGATCCCAAGAAGAATACGGCAAGGGTATTGCAGGCATACGGTATTTATTTAAAAAAATCCCGTCAGCCCCTTCCCTTGCTTATCGCCGACCTGAAAGAAGAGATCATAGACGAATATCTGAACCGGCAAGGATTACAAGAAATAAAAAAAATGCTGTATCATCCCGGATACATTCCAAACACAGAACTACCCGCTGTTTATAGTGGAGCATCCGTCTTTATATACACGTCTTTACGCGAAAGTTTCGGCATCCCCATTCTGGAGGCGATGGCCTGCGGAACTCCCGTCATCACCTCAACCACTTCCGCCATGCCCGAAATCACAGGACCGGAGGGTATTCTAGTCAATCCGTTCGACCCGGAGGAAATTGCTTCCGCCCTCCTTCATTTAGAAGAAAATGCGGAATTCTATGAGTCACAAACTGCATATGGATTAGAAAGAGTCCGTCGGTTCTCATGGGAGAACACAGCCAGAGAAATATTGAAAATATATAAAGAAATACTAGCAT from Phocaeicola dorei encodes the following:
- a CDS encoding glycosyltransferase family 2 protein; the encoded protein is MKWYADYLSIYDKPFTQAPQAVINQVKDKIRQLATHAPLVSVVAIAHNEEKRILSCLWSLCENQHNYPVEILVINNHSTDHTEEVLKELGVTYFNEYRKGPGFARQCGLNHARGKYHLCIDADTLYPPQYISTMIKVLQDKEVAGAYALWSFLPNEHHLGLFFYETLRDLYLKIQNLNRPELNVRGMAFAFHTETARKEGFRTDILRGEDGSLALALKKYGKLKFVTARKARVLTGYGTVSADGSLFSSFKKRAIKGLRSFTALFYSKNNYEDEDSNLIK
- a CDS encoding glycosyltransferase family 4 protein; protein product: MKIAIEAQRIFRKEKHGMDYVALETIRELQKIDKQNEYFILVSPGDDICLQESANVHIVTVNWPSYPLWEQIGLPLALRKIKPDLLHCTSNTAPVYGNIPLVLTLHDIIFLEKKQGKNQSMYQRLGRFYRRIIVPQILTRCKRIITVSHFECNRISHFLHIDRQLLVAVHNGYSQHFIPIRNAQATTARYIKKHPYLFFLGNTDPKKNTARVLQAYGIYLKKSRQPLPLLIADLKEEIIDEYLNRQGLQEIKKMLYHPGYIPNTELPAVYSGASVFIYTSLRESFGIPILEAMACGTPVITSTTSAMPEITGPEGILVNPFDPEEIASALLHLEENAEFYESQTAYGLERVRRFSWENTAREILKIYKEILA